The following proteins are encoded in a genomic region of Methanoculleus bourgensis MS2:
- the groL gene encoding chaperonin GroEL (60 kDa chaperone family; promotes refolding of misfolded polypeptides especially under stressful conditions; forms two stacked rings of heptamers to form a barrel-shaped 14mer; ends can be capped by GroES; misfolded proteins enter the barrel where they are refolded when GroES binds): MASSKQLMFHEEARRSLLAGVNKVADTVKITLGPRGRYVAIDKLMNPVVTNDGVTIAKEISLHDKFENIGAKLVKEVAQKTQDTTGDGTTTATLLAQAILTEGMKNISSGANPVEIKRGIDAAVAKTVENIRSKSVPVKDRDGILQVATISANNDAEIGQLIADAMEKVGYGGLITVEDAKSLETSLDVVRGMQFERGYISPYMVTDPEKMTCEYEDPYILITDQRLSSLKQMVPILEVAAQEGKPLLIIADDIEGEAHAALILNIIRGSFKVCAVKAPGFGDERKAVLEDIAVLTGATVISEERGMKLENVSRQVLGKARTIRVDDGKTLIVGGKGERKALDERMRLIESQINIADSELKKEELRKRLGSLSGGVAVIKVGAATETELKEKKMRIEDALNATKAAVEEGVVVGGGVTLFRATGALDGLQFDDDRKIGVSIVRRALEEPVRQIAKNAGVEGAEVVAAIKGSDDDAFGYNAKTGNYENLMEHGVIDPAKVVRLGLQNAASIAGLILSTEVVITDFDEEKDQKTATIII; this comes from the coding sequence ATGGCATCGTCAAAACAGTTGATGTTTCATGAAGAGGCACGTCGATCGCTCCTTGCCGGCGTCAACAAGGTCGCCGATACCGTTAAGATTACGCTCGGCCCCAGGGGCAGGTACGTCGCGATTGACAAACTGATGAACCCAGTTGTGACAAACGACGGCGTGACAATCGCAAAAGAGATCTCACTCCATGATAAGTTTGAAAATATCGGGGCAAAACTCGTAAAGGAGGTTGCCCAGAAGACCCAGGACACGACCGGCGATGGGACAACGACGGCAACACTCCTCGCCCAGGCCATCCTCACCGAGGGTATGAAGAACATCTCCTCAGGAGCAAACCCGGTTGAGATCAAGCGCGGAATCGATGCCGCGGTTGCAAAAACCGTGGAGAACATCAGATCAAAAAGCGTCCCGGTCAAGGACAGGGACGGGATCCTCCAGGTCGCAACAATCTCGGCCAACAACGATGCAGAGATCGGGCAGCTCATCGCCGATGCTATGGAGAAGGTCGGGTATGGAGGGCTCATCACGGTCGAGGACGCAAAGAGCCTGGAGACGAGCCTCGATGTGGTCAGGGGGATGCAGTTCGAGCGCGGGTATATCTCACCCTACATGGTGACCGACCCCGAGAAGATGACCTGCGAATACGAAGACCCCTACATCCTGATCACGGACCAGCGGCTCTCCTCACTCAAACAGATGGTCCCCATCCTCGAGGTTGCAGCACAGGAAGGAAAACCGCTCCTCATCATCGCTGACGATATAGAGGGGGAGGCTCACGCGGCCCTTATCTTAAACATTATACGCGGCTCCTTCAAGGTCTGTGCGGTCAAGGCGCCCGGGTTCGGTGACGAGCGCAAGGCCGTTCTTGAGGATATCGCGGTCCTCACGGGCGCGACGGTGATCTCCGAAGAACGCGGGATGAAACTGGAGAACGTCTCAAGGCAGGTCCTCGGGAAAGCCCGCACCATCAGGGTCGACGACGGAAAGACGCTGATTGTGGGAGGGAAGGGTGAACGCAAAGCCCTCGACGAGCGGATGCGCCTGATCGAGTCCCAGATCAATATAGCAGACTCAGAGTTGAAGAAAGAAGAACTGAGAAAGAGACTCGGGAGCCTCAGCGGAGGTGTTGCGGTCATCAAGGTCGGTGCAGCGACCGAGACCGAGTTGAAAGAGAAGAAGATGCGGATCGAGGACGCCCTGAACGCCACCAAGGCAGCGGTCGAGGAAGGCGTTGTCGTCGGCGGGGGAGTCACCCTGTTCCGGGCAACCGGTGCCCTGGACGGGTTGCAGTTCGACGACGACCGAAAGATCGGGGTATCCATCGTGCGGCGGGCGCTGGAAGAGCCGGTCCGCCAGATCGCGAAGAATGCAGGTGTTGAGGGGGCGGAGGTCGTCGCCGCCATCAAGGGGAGCGACGATGATGCGTTCGGCTACAACGCAAAGACCGGCAACTACGAGAACCTGATGGAGCACGGTGTCATCGACCCCGCGAAAGTGGTGAGACTCGGGCTCCAGAACGCCGCGTCGATTGCAGGCCTGATCCTCTCTACCGAGGTTGTCATCACCGATTTTGACGAGGAGAAGGACCAGAAGACCGCGACCATCATCATCTGA
- the groES gene encoding co-chaperone GroES encodes MEIIPIGERVLIKPIKKEEVTKSGIYIPESAQEQKKEGSVVAVGKRDDGADLPLKPGDRVLYGGYSSDKFEIDGETYIFVPFKDVLAKIE; translated from the coding sequence ATGGAGATTATTCCAATTGGAGAACGAGTCCTGATAAAACCCATAAAGAAAGAAGAAGTAACGAAGAGCGGGATCTACATTCCGGAATCCGCTCAGGAACAGAAGAAAGAAGGATCCGTCGTCGCTGTGGGGAAACGTGATGACGGCGCCGACCTCCCCCTGAAGCCGGGAGACCGGGTATTATACGGGGGCTACAGTTCTGACAAATTCGAGATAGACGGAGAGACCTACATCTTCGTCCCGTTCAAGGACGTCTTAGCAAAGATTGAATGA
- a CDS encoding helix-turn-helix domain-containing protein, whose product MASMARQIIVKRIERPRGKGEHEDLQWFFTSLGIGEGRDVDQVAKRILVTLLEHQPPEDGLSVESIARDLDVSNARVNHHIRNLVDAGVVYRHRRLIYIRGNSLVSMVQELRKDALRVLDDLEAAAAEIDALFGITE is encoded by the coding sequence ATGGCATCAATGGCACGGCAGATCATAGTCAAACGAATCGAGAGGCCACGGGGCAAGGGAGAGCATGAAGACCTCCAATGGTTCTTCACCAGCCTTGGTATCGGGGAGGGGAGGGATGTTGATCAGGTTGCAAAAAGGATCCTGGTTACGCTCCTTGAGCACCAGCCCCCTGAGGACGGCTTATCCGTGGAGAGTATTGCCCGCGACCTGGATGTCTCCAATGCCCGCGTCAACCATCATATCCGGAACCTTGTCGATGCCGGTGTTGTGTATCGCCACAGGAGATTGATCTATATCCGGGGAAACAGTCTCGTTTCTATGGTACAGGAGCTGCGGAAAGATGCCCTCCGGGTGCTTGATGACCTTGAGGCGGCGGCCGCGGAGATCGATGCCCTGTTCGGGATCACGGAGTGA
- a CDS encoding RDD family protein: MVTLYLAGWGTRFWAWLIDIILVGLPVSAVSDRLPPAWQVTVAPGLLSISLSSVVLFLYWTLLEGYGGRSIGKMALNVRVAGRSGEDIGFGAAAVESFGKAFLLIPDCLIGWLAMPGSKQRLFNRISGTIVIKTQEQEEPEGVTYVKDEE; encoded by the coding sequence ATGGTCACCCTCTACCTCGCCGGGTGGGGCACCCGGTTCTGGGCCTGGCTCATCGATATCATCCTGGTCGGGCTCCCGGTATCGGCGGTCTCGGACCGGCTGCCGCCCGCCTGGCAGGTCACGGTAGCCCCCGGGCTCCTCTCGATCAGCCTCTCCTCGGTCGTCCTCTTTCTCTACTGGACACTCCTTGAGGGCTACGGGGGCCGGTCCATCGGCAAGATGGCGCTGAATGTCAGGGTCGCCGGCCGTTCCGGGGAAGATATTGGGTTTGGCGCTGCCGCGGTCGAGAGTTTCGGGAAGGCGTTTCTCCTGATCCCCGACTGCCTGATCGGGTGGCTCGCCATGCCGGGTTCAAAACAGAGGCTCTTCAACCGGATATCAGGCACGATCGTGATTAAAACCCAGGAGCAGGAGGAGCCGGAAGGCGTCACCTACGTGAAAGACGAAGAGTGA
- a CDS encoding aldo/keto reductase: MAAVGRHVFGKTGREVTVVGLGGEGVLRTHGRHAEAKAVILEAVEQGITYFDSAKVYAGSEDYHGEVWRNRPDLREGVFLASKSASRLHADAEMDLQETLQRMGVETLDLWQIHDVRTFFDLRDIEGPDGALSAFVEAKETGVVRHIGVTGHHDPDVLSHAVENWPVDAVMMPVNPVEGALGGFLDATLPLAREQEIAVIGMKVLGATNYIVSDAGVTPEVLVRYALARGVSVAIVGCSTPAEVQALAAAGRSGPLPDDEAETLVEAFRPYARELAYYRGFF; this comes from the coding sequence ATGGCGGCAGTGGGGAGACATGTGTTCGGGAAGACCGGCCGGGAGGTCACCGTGGTGGGGCTCGGGGGAGAGGGTGTTCTCAGGACGCACGGGCGGCACGCGGAGGCGAAGGCTGTTATCCTGGAGGCGGTCGAGCAGGGGATCACCTACTTTGACTCGGCAAAGGTCTACGCGGGGAGTGAGGACTACCACGGCGAGGTCTGGCGGAACCGCCCCGACCTCAGGGAGGGGGTCTTTTTAGCCAGCAAGTCGGCGAGCCGGCTCCACGCGGACGCCGAGATGGACCTCCAGGAGACCCTCCAGCGGATGGGGGTCGAGACCCTTGACCTCTGGCAGATTCACGATGTCAGGACTTTCTTCGACCTCCGGGATATCGAGGGGCCGGACGGCGCTCTCTCGGCATTCGTCGAGGCGAAGGAGACGGGTGTCGTCCGGCATATCGGGGTGACGGGACACCACGACCCTGACGTTCTCTCGCACGCGGTGGAGAACTGGCCGGTCGATGCCGTGATGATGCCCGTAAACCCGGTGGAGGGGGCGCTGGGCGGGTTTCTGGATGCGACGCTTCCGCTCGCGAGGGAGCAGGAGATTGCGGTCATCGGGATGAAGGTGCTTGGGGCGACGAACTACATCGTCTCCGACGCAGGGGTGACGCCGGAGGTCCTCGTCAGGTATGCCCTCGCCCGGGGGGTCTCCGTCGCGATCGTCGGCTGTTCGACGCCTGCGGAGGTGCAGGCCCTTGCGGCCGCCGGGCGGAGCGGGCCGCTCCCCGACGATGAAGCGGAGACGCTCGTCGAGGCGTTTCGCCCCTACGCCCGGGAGCTGGCATACTACCGGGGATTTTTCTGA